The following coding sequences lie in one Peromyscus maniculatus bairdii isolate BWxNUB_F1_BW_parent chromosome 3, HU_Pman_BW_mat_3.1, whole genome shotgun sequence genomic window:
- the Iapp gene encoding islet amyloid polypeptide — MHILKLPAALLILSVALNHLKATPVRSGTNHLVDKRKCNTATCATQRLTNFLVRSSNNLGPVLPPTNVGSNTYGKRNAAEILNRESLDFLLL; from the exons ATGCACATCTTAAAGCTGCCAGCTGCTCTCCTCATCCTCTCTGTGGCACTAAACCACTTGAAAGCTACACCTGTCAGAAG TGGTACCAATCACCTGGTGGACAAACGGAAGTGCAACACAGCCACATGTGCCACACAACGCCTGACAAACTTTTTGGTCCGTTCGAGCAACAACCTTGGTCCTGTCCTTCCACCAACCAACGTGGGATCGAACACATACGGCAAGAGGAATGCAGCAGAGATTCTGAACAGGGAATCTTTGGATTTCTTACTCCTTTAG